In the Chryseobacterium sp. MYb264 genome, one interval contains:
- a CDS encoding M17 family metallopeptidase, whose protein sequence is MNLINTKNKSYTQVFHLFTEEEWIKTGKNFNKNIANFFTGKKHEVFINAHEEGITYFIGLGKSTLQNFEIQQVAVKFSQTQKEKIHAVPTLFFADFMNERQFEEFAKGLLIGTYHYPFEKDHPVWDSKFELHFENLSQKKLDTISQRVEALSNGQIACQEWLNKPANLKKPDTLSLYLKNLAKKHDLKYTAFNRKKCEELGLGAYLSVNQGSAYDAAFTILEYKTTVKNAKTFGLVGKCVLFDTGGISLKNPDNMHYMKSDMGGATAVLGALIYAVEMQLPVNIVAILPITDNAISENAFLPSDVITAYNGKTIEVLNTDAEGRMILADGLSYMAKNFKTDFMIDLATLTGSSVRMFGDTCGAMFSNDEEFKNLLIKTGDKTNQRLWNLPLWDVWKDDIQSDVADLKNISMKPIGDCIIAAKFLEQFIEDHPKWAHLDIAGVAFGSVGYAKEKAATGFGVQLLADLIENYH, encoded by the coding sequence ATGAATTTAATTAATACAAAAAATAAAAGCTACACTCAGGTATTCCATCTTTTTACTGAAGAAGAATGGATAAAAACGGGCAAAAATTTCAATAAAAACATTGCTAATTTCTTTACCGGAAAAAAGCATGAAGTTTTTATAAACGCCCATGAAGAAGGAATTACCTATTTTATAGGTTTAGGAAAATCTACTTTACAAAATTTCGAAATTCAGCAGGTTGCCGTAAAATTTTCTCAAACACAAAAGGAAAAAATCCACGCGGTTCCGACTTTGTTTTTTGCTGATTTTATGAATGAAAGACAATTTGAAGAATTTGCAAAAGGTCTGTTAATCGGAACTTACCACTACCCTTTTGAAAAAGATCATCCTGTCTGGGATTCTAAATTCGAGCTTCATTTTGAAAATTTAAGTCAGAAAAAATTAGATACGATCAGCCAACGAGTGGAAGCGTTGAGTAACGGACAAATCGCCTGTCAGGAATGGCTGAACAAGCCCGCTAATCTTAAAAAGCCTGATACTTTAAGTTTATATTTAAAAAACTTAGCGAAGAAACACGACTTAAAGTATACTGCTTTCAATAGAAAAAAATGTGAAGAGTTGGGATTGGGGGCTTACCTCTCTGTCAACCAAGGAAGTGCTTATGATGCCGCTTTTACGATTTTGGAATATAAAACCACTGTAAAAAATGCTAAAACTTTTGGTTTGGTAGGAAAATGTGTTCTATTTGACACAGGAGGAATCTCGTTAAAAAATCCGGATAACATGCACTATATGAAATCGGATATGGGTGGCGCAACGGCTGTTTTGGGAGCTTTAATTTACGCTGTGGAAATGCAGCTTCCTGTGAATATCGTTGCTATTTTACCAATCACCGACAACGCAATTTCTGAAAATGCTTTTCTTCCAAGCGACGTAATCACAGCATACAATGGAAAAACCATTGAGGTGCTAAATACCGACGCGGAAGGCAGAATGATCCTCGCAGACGGACTTTCCTATATGGCCAAAAACTTCAAGACAGATTTCATGATCGATCTTGCTACTTTAACTGGAAGCTCGGTGAGAATGTTTGGTGATACTTGCGGTGCGATGTTTTCGAATGACGAAGAATTCAAAAATCTATTAATAAAAACCGGTGATAAAACCAATCAGAGACTTTGGAACCTTCCTCTTTGGGATGTTTGGAAAGACGATATCCAATCTGATGTGGCAGATCTGAAGAATATTTCCATGAAACCTATCGGAGACTGTATTATTGCGGCAAAATTTTTAGAACAATTTATTGAAGATCATCCCAAATGGGCACATTTAGATATTGCAGGAGTTGCTTTTGGAAGCGTTGGATATGCTAAAGAAAAGGCAGCAACCGGCTTTGGAGTGCAGTTATTGGCAGATTTAATTGAAAATTATCACTAA
- a CDS encoding alpha/beta hydrolase, translated as MRFELYTEESDDRIIYITGNFNQWNPRDRKFQLKQRDHNQYCIEIADDLLPQTIEYKFTKGGWENVELDQYGNITPNKKATKSQGVTSDVVVKWRFNWGPFKEEYFPIAEIISEEFYIPQLERYRKVWAVLPYDYYVSNKDYPVLYLQDAQNLFNEGSGYGNWEIDKKLSILSEYGRGDVIIIAIEHGSEERIKEYIFDNDNVANGSEGKKYIRFITDTLKPYVDQNYRTKRDRDNTGIGGSSLGALISIYSGFLYPEVYSKLLIFSPSLWVEPNNNFPMMNFRVPFKTKIYLYGGGQEGSKMVKRIHIFEDYLKRWEKKNLFDFEFKTSINPEGTHNEFYWSQEFPRAIEWLYYNNTENPVEVKPHQQSIKN; from the coding sequence ATGAGGTTTGAACTTTATACCGAAGAAAGTGACGATAGAATCATCTATATCACAGGAAATTTTAATCAATGGAATCCCAGAGACCGTAAGTTTCAGCTTAAACAAAGGGATCACAATCAATACTGTATAGAAATAGCAGATGATCTCCTGCCCCAAACTATTGAATATAAATTTACTAAAGGAGGCTGGGAAAATGTTGAACTTGATCAGTACGGAAATATCACGCCTAATAAAAAAGCTACAAAATCACAGGGAGTCACTTCTGACGTTGTTGTGAAATGGAGATTTAACTGGGGGCCTTTTAAAGAGGAATATTTTCCTATTGCAGAAATTATATCGGAAGAATTTTACATTCCACAGCTGGAACGGTACCGTAAGGTGTGGGCGGTCTTACCGTATGATTATTATGTTTCTAATAAAGACTATCCTGTCCTTTACCTCCAGGATGCCCAGAATTTATTCAACGAAGGAAGTGGCTACGGAAATTGGGAAATCGACAAAAAATTGTCTATTCTTTCCGAATACGGTCGTGGCGATGTGATCATTATCGCGATTGAACATGGAAGTGAAGAACGAATTAAAGAATATATATTTGATAATGATAATGTCGCGAACGGTTCTGAAGGGAAAAAATACATCCGGTTTATCACAGACACGTTGAAACCTTATGTAGATCAGAACTATCGCACAAAAAGGGATAGAGATAATACCGGAATTGGCGGAAGTTCATTGGGAGCTTTAATAAGTATTTACAGCGGATTTTTGTATCCTGAAGTCTATTCGAAACTTCTTATTTTTTCACCGTCACTTTGGGTAGAACCGAATAATAATTTCCCGATGATGAATTTCAGAGTTCCGTTCAAAACAAAAATCTATCTTTACGGCGGAGGTCAGGAAGGATCAAAAATGGTCAAAAGAATCCATATTTTTGAAGACTATTTAAAACGCTGGGAGAAGAAAAACCTTTTTGATTTTGAGTTTAAAACAAGCATCAATCCGGAAGGAACACACAATGAGTTCTACTGGTCTCAGGAGTTTCCCCGAGCGATTGAATGGCTGTATTATAACAACACTGAAAACCCTGTGGAAGTAAAACCGCACCAACAAAGCATTAAAAATTAA
- a CDS encoding ATP-grasp domain-containing protein yields the protein MEKKTIVCISCYYKGYDFMDEMKQLGNKIILVTSENLKEKDWPWHAIDEVFYMPEVKPSVWNLEHLVQGFSHLMQTRKVDAVIALDDYDVEKAALIRESFRIPGMGQTTHRYFRDKLAMRQKAKSSGINVPEFTAVFNNDEVNDFVDKVPAPWVLKPRSEASASGIKKLTSKDDLWEALNTLGEERHLFLLESFKPGDVYHVDSLTFNKEIVFTSASKYLAPPMQVSHEGGVFRTKTLGRYSDEFKALEEANEKVLSNFGLMNGATHTEFIRSKEDGKYYFLETSSRVGGAHIPDLVEASSNINIWREWAKIEDALLRGNNYKISKPTGYYSGLIIALIKDKEPNYTEFESEEVVKFLPIDYHVGIVYKSNDSKIVQEKLDKAAEKIHAEMLNILPPKSKPTS from the coding sequence ATGGAGAAGAAAACAATAGTATGTATTTCGTGCTATTATAAGGGCTATGACTTCATGGATGAAATGAAGCAGCTCGGTAATAAAATAATCTTAGTAACATCCGAAAATCTTAAAGAAAAAGACTGGCCGTGGCATGCCATTGATGAGGTATTTTATATGCCTGAGGTAAAGCCTTCCGTGTGGAATCTTGAACATCTCGTTCAGGGATTTTCCCATCTGATGCAAACCAGAAAAGTGGATGCTGTCATTGCTTTAGACGATTATGACGTGGAAAAAGCTGCCCTGATTCGGGAATCTTTCAGAATTCCGGGCATGGGACAGACAACACACCGTTACTTCCGAGATAAGCTGGCCATGCGACAAAAAGCAAAAAGTTCAGGAATCAATGTGCCTGAATTTACCGCTGTGTTCAATAATGATGAAGTCAATGATTTCGTAGACAAAGTCCCTGCTCCATGGGTTTTAAAACCCCGTTCGGAAGCGTCTGCATCAGGAATTAAAAAACTCACATCCAAAGATGATCTTTGGGAAGCATTGAATACACTGGGAGAAGAACGCCATTTGTTCCTTTTGGAAAGCTTTAAGCCTGGAGATGTTTATCATGTTGACAGCTTGACATTTAATAAAGAAATTGTTTTCACTTCTGCTTCAAAATATTTGGCTCCCCCGATGCAGGTTTCTCATGAAGGCGGTGTTTTCAGAACAAAAACATTAGGAAGATATTCTGATGAATTTAAAGCTTTGGAAGAAGCCAATGAAAAAGTTCTTTCTAATTTCGGATTGATGAACGGCGCGACTCACACGGAGTTTATCCGCAGCAAAGAAGATGGAAAATATTATTTTCTGGAAACATCATCGCGAGTTGGAGGTGCTCATATTCCTGATTTGGTGGAAGCTTCAAGCAATATTAATATCTGGAGAGAATGGGCAAAAATTGAAGATGCTTTGCTGAGAGGAAATAATTATAAAATTTCTAAACCAACAGGTTATTATTCAGGATTGATCATTGCTTTAATTAAAGATAAAGAACCAAATTATACCGAATTTGAAAGTGAGGAAGTCGTAAAATTTTTACCAATTGATTACCATGTTGGAATTGTTTACAAATCGAATGATTCTAAAATAGTTCAGGAAAAATTGGATAAGGCAGCAGAGAAAATTCATGCCGAAATGCTGAATATTCTTCCTCCGAAAAGCAAACCGACGAGTTAA
- a CDS encoding type 1 glutamine amidotransferase, whose product MNDIRIALLDMNNNHVNQGFKNIKEISEAFQKNTEETVTISTFDVRFKNEIPDIEDFDIFISSGGPGDPHREGLEWEDKFAVFLDSVVEHNKTHKNRKYLFLICHSFQLASIHWKLGNICKRKSYSFGVMPIHKTEEGEHEFLFENLPDPFYAVDSRAYQFIEPDHERLDELGMKIVAIEKERPHINLERAIMAVRFSDEIFGTQFHPEANPEGMIENLKDEKNKEAMIENFGMEKYLETVDRMDDEDKIMLTQAEILPRFLESIKKDILKQAKIMV is encoded by the coding sequence ATGAATGATATTAGAATTGCTTTGCTGGATATGAATAACAATCATGTCAATCAAGGTTTTAAGAATATAAAAGAAATTTCTGAGGCTTTCCAAAAGAATACTGAGGAAACCGTGACCATCAGTACTTTTGATGTAAGGTTTAAAAATGAAATCCCGGATATTGAGGATTTTGATATTTTTATTTCATCGGGCGGTCCGGGAGATCCACATCGGGAGGGACTGGAATGGGAAGATAAATTTGCAGTTTTTTTAGATTCGGTAGTTGAGCATAATAAAACTCACAAAAATAGGAAATACCTGTTTTTGATCTGTCATTCTTTTCAATTGGCGAGCATTCACTGGAAATTAGGAAATATCTGCAAGAGAAAATCTTATTCATTCGGTGTAATGCCGATTCATAAAACCGAAGAAGGCGAACATGAATTTTTATTTGAAAATCTTCCCGATCCATTTTATGCAGTTGACTCCAGAGCGTATCAGTTTATAGAACCGGATCATGAGCGTTTGGATGAATTGGGAATGAAAATCGTTGCTATTGAGAAAGAGCGTCCTCACATTAACCTTGAAAGAGCGATTATGGCGGTCCGTTTTTCTGATGAGATTTTCGGAACACAATTTCACCCGGAAGCTAACCCTGAAGGGATGATTGAAAACCTCAAAGACGAGAAAAATAAAGAAGCTATGATTGAGAATTTCGGAATGGAAAAATATCTTGAAACCGTTGACAGAATGGATGATGAGGATAAAATTATGCTGACTCAGGCAGAAATTCTTCCGAGATTTTTAGAATCCATCAAAAAGGATATTCTGAAACAGGCAAAAATAATGGTTTAA
- a CDS encoding carboxylate-amine ligase, whose amino-acid sequence MHQFTIGIEEEYQIIDVESRDLISHVSKIIEGGKAVLSENLKHEMHESMIEMETGICQNIQEARAELTNLRRHLIKTAHEQGLRVSGGGTHPFSNWEHNTITNGERYNKIVDDMGDVARGNLIFGLHVHIGIPNREEGVRIQNVMRYFLPHVYALSTNSPFWIGRNTGFKSYRQEIFVKFPRTGIPSFFNSLAEFDSYVDLLVKTGTIDNAKKIWWDLRVHPFYPTIEFRICDMPLRIDETVCLAAIMQALVAKIYKLHQQNLSFRSYRRLLLNENKWRASKSGIEAHLIDFGKEESVPYPDLLKELLEFIDDVVDDLGCRSEVEYAWKILENGTGADRQLTIFKETGDLTKVVDYMISETEYGITHGETAS is encoded by the coding sequence ATGCATCAATTTACCATTGGAATCGAAGAAGAATATCAAATTATTGATGTTGAAAGCAGAGACCTGATCTCTCACGTTTCTAAAATCATTGAAGGTGGAAAGGCTGTTTTAAGTGAAAATTTAAAACACGAAATGCACGAATCCATGATTGAAATGGAAACAGGTATTTGTCAGAATATTCAGGAAGCAAGAGCCGAGCTGACGAATTTAAGAAGACATTTAATTAAAACCGCTCACGAACAGGGTCTTCGTGTGTCCGGCGGAGGAACACATCCGTTTTCAAACTGGGAGCACAATACCATCACCAACGGTGAACGTTACAATAAAATTGTAGACGATATGGGTGACGTGGCGCGTGGAAACCTTATTTTTGGACTTCACGTTCACATAGGGATTCCCAATCGTGAGGAAGGGGTAAGAATTCAAAATGTGATGAGGTATTTCCTGCCACACGTTTATGCGCTCTCTACCAACTCTCCTTTTTGGATCGGCAGAAATACAGGTTTTAAATCATACAGACAGGAAATTTTTGTAAAGTTTCCAAGAACAGGAATTCCGAGTTTCTTCAATTCGTTGGCAGAATTCGACAGCTATGTTGATCTTTTGGTGAAAACCGGAACGATTGATAATGCGAAGAAAATCTGGTGGGACTTACGCGTTCACCCTTTCTATCCTACTATCGAATTCAGGATTTGCGATATGCCGCTGAGAATCGATGAAACGGTTTGTTTGGCTGCTATTATGCAGGCTTTGGTAGCTAAAATCTATAAACTTCATCAGCAGAATTTAAGTTTCAGAAGCTACCGAAGATTATTATTAAATGAAAATAAATGGCGCGCCTCCAAAAGCGGAATCGAAGCACATTTGATTGATTTTGGCAAAGAAGAATCTGTTCCTTATCCTGATTTATTAAAAGAACTTTTAGAATTTATTGATGATGTGGTGGATGACCTGGGATGTCGTTCAGAAGTGGAATATGCCTGGAAAATTCTGGAAAACGGAACGGGGGCAGACCGGCAGCTTACTATTTTCAAAGAAACGGGAGATCTTACCAAAGTGGTTGATTATATGATCTCTGAGACAGAATATGGCATTACCCATGGAGAAACCGCTTCGTAA
- a CDS encoding alpha/beta hydrolase-fold protein, whose translation MPHIEHTDYYSHILGTSLKVEVTGHYGYPIVMFPTSQGQYTQNNDFHLNGSINWFVEQGKVKLYNIQTIDGWSFYDDNISPQQRIRNYERYVQFLIKEFIPYIQKIHKVHRVAVAGASFGGYHAANFAFRFPDLVSHLFCLSGAFSIRNFMDGYSDELVYYNCPREFVKNDEAWKYKHMHIVLSTSDQDICKDKNIEMAEILSSKGIDFWYDERKWINHDWPLWRMVFPTFIGTFFS comes from the coding sequence ATGCCGCACATAGAGCATACGGATTATTATTCACATATTTTAGGAACAAGCCTTAAAGTAGAGGTTACGGGACATTATGGCTATCCAATCGTTATGTTTCCGACTTCGCAAGGTCAATATACCCAAAACAATGATTTTCATTTAAATGGAAGCATCAATTGGTTTGTTGAACAAGGAAAAGTTAAATTATATAATATCCAAACGATTGACGGATGGAGTTTTTATGATGACAATATTTCTCCACAGCAAAGAATCAGAAATTATGAAAGATATGTTCAGTTTTTGATCAAAGAGTTTATTCCTTACATTCAGAAAATTCATAAAGTTCATCGTGTTGCGGTGGCTGGAGCTAGTTTTGGCGGTTATCATGCAGCAAATTTTGCTTTTAGATTTCCCGATTTAGTTTCGCATTTATTCTGTCTTTCCGGAGCTTTTAGCATAAGGAATTTTATGGATGGGTATTCTGACGAACTGGTTTATTACAACTGCCCAAGAGAGTTTGTGAAAAATGATGAAGCCTGGAAATACAAACATATGCACATTGTTTTAAGCACTTCAGATCAGGATATTTGTAAAGATAAAAATATTGAAATGGCAGAAATTTTAAGCTCAAAAGGAATCGATTTCTGGTATGATGAAAGAAAGTGGATTAATCATGACTGGCCACTCTGGAGAATGGTTTTCCCTACCTTTATCGGCACATTCTTCTCTTAA
- a CDS encoding glycogen synthase, with translation MVVYHLSTECYPIAKVGGLADVVGALPKYQNKIKGVDAKVVMPWYNKSFVHEHEFDIVFDGFIHQGPNMLQVQVLKEKTDVLGFELFMVRIPGLLDRDNPYGYQDESFQFLAFQHGVLHWLSAMEIRPDILHCHDYHTGLVPFMIEHCHEFSFLRGVKTIGTIHNGEYQGMMSWEMANYMPSFDSYKWGLMDWNGFINPLASMIKCATAFTTVSQGYLEELFVSFRGLESLVRDEFGKAYGIINGIDSDVWNPETDPMLDFNFNIKNAIGQKRKNKEKLCKEYGLKPELPLFAFIGRFATEKGADFLPDVVWRSIKQSYGALNIMILGSGNSYIENKLKEYDYTYTNFALDLGYKEHLSHKIYASADFLLMPSRVEPCGLNQMYSMRYGTIPIVRYTGGLRDTVEDISTGGAGINFTFPGVDDIIHAMNRALGIYNEKDVMKNLINANMNFDFSWEKSAEKYIALYKN, from the coding sequence ATGGTAGTTTATCATCTCAGTACGGAGTGTTATCCGATAGCGAAAGTAGGAGGTTTGGCAGATGTAGTAGGCGCTTTACCGAAATATCAGAACAAAATAAAAGGTGTTGATGCGAAAGTAGTTATGCCTTGGTACAACAAAAGTTTCGTTCACGAACATGAGTTTGACATAGTTTTTGATGGTTTCATTCACCAAGGGCCAAATATGCTTCAGGTTCAGGTTTTGAAAGAGAAAACCGATGTTTTGGGATTTGAACTTTTTATGGTTAGAATTCCCGGACTTTTAGACCGCGATAATCCTTACGGTTATCAGGATGAAAGTTTTCAGTTTTTGGCCTTTCAGCATGGAGTTTTGCATTGGTTGAGCGCGATGGAAATTCGTCCCGATATTCTGCATTGCCACGATTATCATACAGGCTTGGTTCCTTTTATGATCGAACATTGCCATGAATTTTCGTTTTTGAGAGGTGTAAAGACCATAGGAACCATTCACAATGGCGAATATCAGGGAATGATGAGCTGGGAAATGGCAAACTATATGCCTTCTTTTGACTCTTATAAATGGGGATTGATGGACTGGAACGGTTTTATTAATCCTTTGGCAAGCATGATTAAATGTGCGACGGCTTTTACAACAGTTTCTCAAGGGTATCTTGAAGAACTTTTTGTAAGTTTCAGAGGCTTGGAAAGCCTGGTTCGCGATGAGTTTGGTAAAGCGTACGGAATTATCAACGGAATCGATTCTGATGTTTGGAATCCTGAGACCGATCCGATGCTTGATTTTAATTTTAATATTAAAAATGCCATCGGTCAAAAGAGGAAAAATAAAGAAAAGCTTTGTAAAGAATATGGTTTAAAACCAGAACTTCCATTGTTTGCCTTTATCGGAAGATTTGCTACAGAAAAAGGGGCGGATTTTCTTCCGGATGTAGTTTGGAGAAGCATTAAACAAAGTTATGGTGCTTTAAATATTATGATTTTAGGCTCCGGAAATTCTTATATTGAAAATAAACTGAAAGAATACGATTATACGTATACCAATTTCGCTTTAGATTTAGGGTATAAAGAACATCTTTCACATAAAATATATGCTTCGGCAGATTTTTTACTGATGCCTTCGAGAGTAGAACCTTGCGGTTTGAATCAAATGTATTCCATGCGATACGGAACAATTCCTATTGTAAGATATACAGGTGGTTTAAGGGATACGGTGGAAGATATTTCGACAGGCGGAGCGGGAATTAATTTTACATTTCCTGGCGTAGACGATATTATTCATGCGATGAACAGGGCGTTAGGCATTTATAATGAAAAGGATGTGATGAAAAATCTTATCAATGCCAATATGAATTTTGATTTTTCATGGGAGAAGTCGGCAGAAAAATACATAGCTTTATATAAAAACTAA
- a CDS encoding ATP-grasp domain-containing protein, which translates to MAKKVGILFGMEDTFPWAFIDKVNELGGGEIVAEAVHIDKLEQGADYGYAVIIDRISQDVPFYRAYLKNAALNGTYVINNPFWWSADEKFFNNALMSKLGIPLPKTVLLPSHERPTDTSETSFRNLKFPHDWDYIFDYVGFPAYMKPHDGGGWKNVYRVESPDDLWNKLSETGQLVMMVQEEIIFDDYYRVYCLGQKYVHIMPYEPRNAHHLRYATTHQTQGEELEKLLKTIHDYTIKMNKALGYDFNTVEFAIRDGIPYAIDFCNPAPDADRNSVGEENFAWIVEHAAKLAIEKAKEYVPGKPNISWGTFVKDSVK; encoded by the coding sequence ATGGCAAAAAAAGTTGGAATTCTATTCGGTATGGAAGATACCTTTCCTTGGGCATTTATCGATAAAGTGAACGAATTGGGAGGTGGAGAAATCGTGGCAGAAGCAGTACATATCGATAAGCTTGAGCAAGGTGCAGACTACGGATATGCAGTAATTATCGACAGAATTTCGCAGGACGTTCCCTTCTACAGAGCTTATCTTAAAAACGCTGCATTAAACGGAACTTACGTTATCAATAACCCATTTTGGTGGAGTGCAGACGAAAAGTTTTTTAATAATGCATTGATGTCTAAACTTGGGATCCCTCTTCCAAAGACGGTTTTACTTCCTTCTCACGAAAGACCTACGGATACTTCAGAAACCTCTTTCAGAAATTTAAAATTCCCTCATGACTGGGATTATATTTTCGATTATGTTGGTTTTCCGGCTTATATGAAACCTCACGATGGTGGCGGCTGGAAAAACGTTTACAGAGTAGAAAGTCCGGATGATCTTTGGAATAAATTAAGCGAAACAGGACAATTGGTCATGATGGTTCAGGAAGAAATTATTTTTGATGACTATTATAGAGTATATTGTTTAGGTCAGAAATACGTTCACATTATGCCTTACGAGCCGAGAAATGCGCATCATTTACGATATGCAACAACGCATCAGACACAAGGCGAAGAATTGGAAAAATTATTGAAGACCATTCATGATTATACGATTAAAATGAATAAGGCGCTTGGTTATGATTTTAATACAGTAGAATTTGCCATAAGAGACGGAATTCCTTATGCGATTGACTTCTGCAATCCTGCTCCGGATGCCGACAGAAACTCGGTCGGAGAAGAAAATTTTGCGTGGATCGTAGAGCATGCTGCAAAATTAGCCATTGAAAAAGCTAAAGAATATGTTCCGGGAAAACCAAATATCTCTTGGGGAACATTTGTGAAAGATTCAGTAAAATAA
- the glgB gene encoding 1,4-alpha-glucan branching protein GlgB has product MNSVKTYTLFTEQDIYLFKEGKHYKLYEKFGAHSAEKDGVKGIYFSVWAPNAKKVSVIGNFNNWNHNDHILFPRWDESGIWEGFIADLTWGTLYKYAIETPRGEILEKSDPYALSWEQNIQAASMVSTNWYEWNDKEWLENRWKINSLNAPISVYEMHLGSWLRNESEPERFLNYRDVAKKLVPYIKEMGFTHVEFMPLMEYPYDPSWGYQITGFFAANSRFGSPQDLMFLIDELHKNEIGVILDWVPSHFPGDANGLHRFDGSYLYEHEDPRKGFHPDWKSHIFNYGRNEVQSFLISNAMFWLERYHADGLRVDAVTSMLHLDYSRNEGEWEPNIYGENVNLEAKAFLQDFNTAVYKEFGDNIITIAEESSDFPMLTKPVHDGGVGFGMKWMMGWMHDTLDYFKEDPLNRKFFHHKLTFASMYMYNENYMMPLSHDEVVHGKASLIYKMPGDEWQKFANLRALYVYMFTHPGAKLLFMGDEFGQTGEWNFKQSLDWHLLQYPVHKGLQTLVKDLNHLYRYEPAFYENQFNKDGFEWVEADDLENSVYVYLRKGKKKEDVFMVVLNLTPRVIDYKIGVNAGSHWEIIFNSDDERYAGSGVQPEIFSEQFEDYMRHQKSISIQLPPLAGIVLKRKDKKYKQNRIKQHKR; this is encoded by the coding sequence ATGAATTCGGTTAAAACGTATACACTTTTTACAGAGCAGGATATTTACCTTTTTAAAGAAGGTAAACATTATAAGTTGTATGAGAAATTCGGTGCCCATTCTGCCGAAAAAGATGGTGTAAAAGGTATTTATTTCTCAGTTTGGGCGCCCAACGCCAAAAAAGTTTCTGTAATAGGAAACTTTAACAACTGGAATCATAATGATCATATTTTATTCCCGCGCTGGGATGAATCCGGAATTTGGGAAGGATTTATTGCAGATTTAACGTGGGGAACTTTGTATAAATATGCCATTGAAACTCCCCGTGGAGAAATTTTGGAGAAAAGTGACCCTTATGCCTTAAGCTGGGAACAGAATATTCAGGCAGCATCGATGGTTTCGACCAATTGGTATGAATGGAACGATAAAGAATGGCTTGAAAACCGTTGGAAAATAAACAGTTTAAATGCTCCGATTTCGGTGTACGAAATGCATTTAGGTTCTTGGCTTAGAAATGAAAGTGAACCTGAACGTTTTCTGAATTATCGTGATGTTGCAAAAAAACTGGTTCCCTACATCAAAGAGATGGGTTTTACGCACGTAGAATTTATGCCTTTGATGGAATATCCGTATGATCCGAGTTGGGGATATCAGATCACAGGTTTTTTTGCGGCAAATTCACGTTTTGGATCACCACAGGATTTGATGTTTCTGATTGATGAACTTCATAAGAATGAAATTGGAGTTATTCTCGATTGGGTTCCTTCCCATTTTCCGGGTGATGCTAATGGTTTACATCGATTTGATGGTTCTTATTTGTATGAACATGAAGATCCCCGAAAAGGTTTTCATCCCGATTGGAAGTCTCATATTTTCAATTACGGAAGAAACGAAGTGCAATCTTTCCTTATTTCAAACGCTATGTTTTGGCTGGAAAGGTATCATGCTGATGGATTGCGTGTTGACGCGGTAACTTCCATGCTTCATCTTGATTATTCGAGAAATGAAGGCGAGTGGGAACCGAATATTTACGGAGAAAATGTAAACCTGGAAGCCAAAGCTTTTTTACAGGATTTTAATACAGCGGTTTACAAAGAATTTGGAGATAATATTATAACAATTGCGGAAGAAAGTTCAGATTTTCCAATGTTAACGAAGCCTGTGCACGACGGTGGCGTGGGATTTGGTATGAAATGGATGATGGGCTGGATGCATGATACGTTGGATTATTTTAAAGAAGATCCTCTCAACAGGAAGTTTTTTCATCATAAGCTCACGTTTGCTTCTATGTATATGTATAATGAAAATTATATGATGCCTTTGTCACACGATGAAGTGGTGCATGGAAAAGCGAGTTTAATTTATAAAATGCCGGGCGACGAATGGCAGAAATTTGCAAATCTTCGTGCGTTGTATGTCTATATGTTTACCCATCCGGGGGCAAAATTGCTTTTCATGGGTGATGAATTCGGACAAACAGGCGAATGGAATTTTAAACAAAGCCTGGATTGGCATTTATTGCAGTATCCTGTTCATAAAGGTTTACAGACTTTAGTGAAAGATCTAAATCATCTCTATCGATATGAACCTGCTTTTTACGAAAATCAATTCAATAAAGATGGTTTTGAATGGGTAGAAGCAGATGATCTTGAAAATTCGGTTTATGTGTATCTTAGAAAAGGGAAGAAGAAAGAAGATGTTTTTATGGTTGTTTTAAATCTTACTCCCCGAGTGATCGATTATAAAATAGGAGTGAATGCAGGCAGTCATTGGGAAATTATTTTTAATTCTGATGATGAAAGATATGCGGGAAGCGGAGTTCAGCCTGAAATTTTCAGCGAGCAATTTGAAGATTATATGAGGCATCAGAAATCAATCAGTATACAATTGCCGCCGCTTGCAGGAATTGTACTGAAAAGAAAAGACAAAAAGTACAAACAAAATAGAATCAAACAACACAAAAGATAA